The Mesomycoplasma flocculare ATCC 27399 genome includes a window with the following:
- the tmk gene encoding dTMP kinase — protein sequence MFISFEGIDASGKSTVIKLFAKYLKIKFPEKEIITTFEPGGSNLKEALKIREILLDKNNQISPYVEMLLFATSRRIHLEKLIWPAIKSGKIVLCDRYIDSSIAYQGFGNELGVDLVSNLNRLISENTFPDLTFFLDIKIAKSFERMGIFRGDRRDRLENRGEEFYKKVIEGYKFLEKNNKNFFKIDGNGSYDDVLMVIIKLFEKYYANWQK from the coding sequence ATGTTTATTAGTTTTGAAGGTATTGATGCAAGTGGAAAATCAACTGTTATTAAATTATTTGCAAAATATTTAAAAATTAAATTTCCAGAAAAAGAAATTATAACAACCTTTGAGCCTGGTGGCAGTAATTTAAAAGAAGCATTAAAAATCCGTGAAATTTTGTTAGACAAAAATAATCAAATTAGTCCTTATGTCGAGATGCTTTTATTTGCAACTTCAAGGCGAATTCATCTTGAAAAATTGATATGACCGGCAATAAAATCAGGAAAAATTGTCCTTTGTGATCGTTATATTGATTCTTCTATTGCATATCAAGGTTTTGGAAACGAGCTTGGTGTTGACTTGGTTAGTAATTTAAATCGTTTAATTTCTGAAAATACATTTCCAGATTTAACATTTTTTTTAGATATTAAAATTGCAAAATCCTTTGAAAGAATGGGCATTTTTCGAGGGGATAGACGTGACCGACTTGAAAATCGAGGTGAAGAATTTTATAAAAAAGTAATTGAAGGTTATAAATTTTTAGAAAAAAACAATAAAAACTTTTTTAAAATTGATGGAAACGGAAGTTACGATGATGTTTTAATGGTTATAATTAAACTTTTTGAGAAATATTATGCTAATTGACAAAAATAA